A single region of the Actinoplanes sp. SE50/110 genome encodes:
- a CDS encoding ABC transporter ATP-binding protein, with product MNGLAVACRRVVHIYRAEAGDVVALAGVDLSIAPGETLALVGPSGSGKSTLIALLAGLMRPSAGRINIGTYDMGKLSDSEISRLRGTEIGVVLQGAARNLLPYATLHRNIWLAQRRAAHTRGITLDDPDRILDLVGLPGQGRRKLADLTPGGRQRAALAVGIATGPGLLLVDEPTSRLDTAGRDEVLAALETVNRERETTIVVVTHDNEVGARLGRAVTIRDGRVGAEGRDGQDFAVVAGDGTVQLPPEVLGSYPPGTLFTVQHVDGEVTLVPGGTETAA from the coding sequence ATGAACGGACTCGCGGTCGCCTGCCGGCGGGTGGTGCACATCTACCGTGCCGAGGCGGGGGACGTGGTGGCCCTGGCCGGGGTCGATCTCTCCATAGCGCCGGGCGAGACCCTCGCCCTGGTCGGACCCTCCGGGTCCGGCAAATCGACGCTCATCGCACTGCTCGCCGGCCTGATGCGGCCGTCGGCGGGACGGATCAACATCGGGACGTACGACATGGGCAAGCTCTCCGACTCGGAGATCTCCCGCCTGCGCGGCACCGAGATCGGCGTGGTCCTGCAGGGCGCCGCCCGCAACCTGCTGCCGTACGCGACGCTGCACCGCAACATCTGGCTCGCCCAGCGCCGCGCCGCGCACACCCGTGGCATCACACTCGACGACCCGGACCGCATCCTCGACCTGGTCGGCCTGCCCGGCCAGGGCCGCCGCAAACTCGCCGACCTCACCCCCGGCGGCCGGCAGCGGGCCGCCCTCGCGGTCGGCATCGCCACCGGCCCCGGGCTGCTGCTCGTCGATGAGCCCACCTCCCGGCTGGACACCGCCGGCCGGGACGAGGTGCTCGCTGCACTCGAAACGGTGAACCGGGAACGCGAGACCACCATCGTGGTGGTCACCCACGACAACGAGGTCGGCGCCCGCCTCGGCCGCGCCGTCACCATCCGCGACGGCCGGGTCGGCGCCGAGGGCCGCGACGGCCAGGACTTCGCCGTGGTCGCCGGCGACGGCACGGTCCAGCTGCCCCCGGAGGTGCTGGGCTCCTATCCGCCCGGCACCCTCTTCACCGTCCAGCACGTCGACGGCGAGGTCACCCTGGTCCCCGGGGGCACCGAGACCGCCGCCTGA
- a CDS encoding ABC transporter ATP-binding protein, producing the protein MTTVDLASVDLGYHGGDPVLRGVTVHARPGEMLAITGTSGSGKTTLLTAMAGLLAPTSGVVTVDGAPLGDRDAAVGRGVVLIPQENGLAAILTAAENVSVAVIATGGSPADARRRTADALTAVGLAGQANQLIEELSGGQQQRAAIARGLALRGTVLLADEVTSELDAANRQKVLELLRAEAQRGAAVVLATHDPEAAAACDRELHLADGAATWARA; encoded by the coding sequence ATGACCACGGTCGACCTTGCATCGGTGGACCTCGGATACCACGGCGGCGACCCGGTCCTGCGCGGCGTGACCGTGCACGCGCGGCCCGGCGAGATGCTCGCGATCACCGGGACTTCCGGATCCGGGAAGACCACGTTGCTCACCGCGATGGCCGGGCTGCTGGCCCCGACGTCCGGCGTGGTCACCGTGGACGGCGCGCCGCTGGGCGACCGGGACGCCGCGGTCGGCCGCGGCGTGGTCCTGATCCCCCAGGAGAACGGGCTCGCCGCGATCCTCACCGCGGCCGAGAACGTCTCGGTCGCGGTGATCGCCACCGGCGGCTCGCCGGCCGACGCCCGCCGCCGGACCGCCGACGCGCTCACCGCGGTCGGCCTGGCCGGGCAGGCGAATCAGCTGATCGAGGAGCTCTCCGGCGGTCAGCAGCAGCGCGCCGCGATCGCCCGCGGGCTGGCCCTGCGCGGCACGGTGCTGCTCGCCGACGAGGTGACCAGCGAGCTCGACGCGGCGAACCGGCAGAAGGTGCTGGAGTTGCTGCGCGCCGAGGCGCAACGGGGCGCCGCGGTGGTGCTCGCCACCCACGACCCGGAGGCGGCCGCGGCCTGCGACCGGGAGTTGCACCTGGCCGACGGGGCGGCCACCTGGGCGCGCGCCTGA
- a CDS encoding response regulator — protein MGVMAYPLRYALADLALALSRAATDPAEVRSTAARAAADMIGDGAGVQLLRDDGEYEAIAYHHVADDRSTALAKALDRAGRAPDDEYSTTLAASRRPIVLAGDSAAALAGPGDGITAAVLSPVIVDNTYAGYLILTRHTPDAFYSTPEVELARDIAGELSLAVAGARAQERLRAAEERYRRVLETIPEGVLQLDPEGVATYANEPIGVVLGMPRSELIGVSLRGFLDNQGQKELDRRIAECKQGRSTVGATRLMRADGSRRSVRMSMMPIRDDHGEFAGVLCMITDTTDHIDARGLKRQLDHLRRLDSLGQLIGGLSHDFNNLMTVVAGSADMILSQSADGTPQQQLAKDILDAVATGRTLTHQLLAFGRSEGNRPEVIPIPDLLTDVQSLFSRTLGEHIGLDLAFGPDVWPVRAERGPLEQALVNLAANARDAMLHGGMLRVAATNEVVEPGQLAEGAPTGKLVHLVVTDTGTGMDEEIRKRALEPFFTTRPTAAGLGLATTAGIVQNLGGHIELESKPRMGTTVHIYLPAAEERAQPAGERREKSAVIGRVLIVEDQPDVAQLVQRLIAPAGYEIAVATDALTAVTQVASGARPDLLITDVVMPTMTGPELAGALRTHQPDLPVLYMSGYTAASLGPQLHLDDNSMLLEKPFTRSTLLGAIRSLCGPQPTP, from the coding sequence ATGGGTGTCATGGCTTACCCCCTCCGGTACGCGCTCGCCGACCTCGCCCTCGCGCTCAGCCGCGCCGCCACGGATCCGGCCGAGGTGCGATCCACGGCCGCCCGCGCCGCCGCTGACATGATCGGCGACGGCGCCGGGGTGCAACTGCTGCGCGACGACGGGGAGTACGAGGCGATCGCGTACCACCACGTGGCGGACGACCGTTCCACGGCGCTGGCCAAGGCGCTGGACCGGGCCGGCCGGGCGCCCGACGACGAGTACTCCACCACGCTGGCCGCCAGCCGGCGTCCGATCGTGCTGGCCGGCGACTCGGCGGCGGCGCTGGCCGGGCCGGGCGACGGGATCACGGCGGCGGTGCTCAGCCCGGTGATCGTCGACAACACGTACGCCGGCTATCTGATCCTGACCCGGCACACCCCGGACGCGTTCTATTCGACGCCCGAGGTGGAGCTGGCCCGCGACATCGCCGGTGAGCTGTCGCTGGCGGTGGCCGGCGCCCGCGCCCAGGAGCGGCTGCGGGCCGCCGAGGAGCGCTACCGCCGGGTCCTGGAGACCATCCCGGAAGGGGTGCTGCAGCTCGACCCGGAGGGCGTCGCCACCTACGCCAACGAGCCGATCGGTGTGGTCCTCGGGATGCCCCGCAGCGAGCTGATCGGGGTGTCGCTGCGCGGCTTCCTGGACAATCAGGGGCAGAAGGAGCTGGACCGCCGGATCGCCGAGTGCAAGCAGGGCCGGTCGACGGTGGGCGCCACCCGCCTGATGCGCGCCGACGGGTCGCGGCGCAGCGTGCGGATGAGCATGATGCCGATCCGCGACGACCACGGCGAGTTCGCCGGCGTGCTCTGCATGATCACCGACACCACCGACCACATCGACGCCCGCGGCCTCAAACGCCAGCTCGACCACCTGCGCCGGCTGGACAGTCTGGGCCAGCTGATCGGCGGCCTGTCGCACGACTTCAACAACCTGATGACGGTGGTGGCCGGCTCGGCCGACATGATCCTGAGCCAGTCCGCGGACGGCACGCCGCAGCAGCAGCTCGCCAAGGACATCCTGGACGCGGTGGCGACCGGGCGGACCCTCACGCACCAGCTGCTCGCGTTCGGGCGCAGCGAGGGCAACCGGCCGGAGGTGATTCCCATCCCGGATCTGCTCACCGACGTACAGTCCCTGTTCAGTCGGACCCTCGGTGAGCACATCGGTCTGGACCTGGCCTTCGGACCGGATGTCTGGCCGGTGCGCGCGGAGCGCGGGCCGTTGGAGCAGGCGCTGGTCAACCTGGCGGCGAACGCCCGCGACGCGATGCTGCACGGCGGCATGCTGCGGGTGGCGGCCACCAACGAGGTGGTCGAGCCGGGCCAGCTGGCCGAGGGCGCGCCGACCGGCAAGCTGGTGCACCTGGTGGTCACCGACACCGGCACCGGCATGGACGAGGAGATCCGCAAGCGGGCCCTGGAGCCGTTCTTCACCACCCGGCCGACCGCGGCCGGGCTGGGCCTGGCCACCACCGCGGGGATCGTGCAGAACCTGGGCGGGCACATCGAGCTGGAGTCGAAGCCGCGGATGGGCACCACGGTGCACATCTATCTGCCGGCCGCCGAGGAGCGGGCGCAGCCGGCCGGTGAGCGCCGGGAGAAGTCCGCGGTGATCGGCCGGGTGCTGATCGTCGAGGATCAGCCGGACGTGGCGCAGCTGGTGCAGCGGCTGATCGCGCCGGCCGGCTACGAGATCGCGGTGGCCACCGACGCGCTGACCGCGGTCACCCAGGTGGCCTCCGGCGCCCGGCCGGACCTGCTGATCACCGATGTGGTGATGCCGACGATGACCGGGCCGGAGCTGGCCGGGGCATTGCGCACCCACCAACCGGATCTTCCGGTGCTCTACATGTCCGGGTACACCGCGGCGTCGCTGGGGCCGCAGTTGCACCTGGACGACAACAGCATGTTGCTGGAGAAGCCGTTCACCCGTTCGACCCTGTTGGGGGCGATCCGGTCGCTGTGCGGCCCGCAGCCGACGCCCTGA
- a CDS encoding MFS transporter, which yields MEQNRRWWALVAVALGTFMTYLDNNVVNVALPSIQRELGLSISGLEWITSAYILVFAGLLLAGGRLGDVLGHRVVFLSGLGVFTVASVAAGLSGSQELLIGARAVQGIGAALLSPAALALIGEFFPDPKERGTAIGIWGAVGALALAVGPLTGGVLSQHVSWGWIFLINLPIGVATLVLSLVAMPRDGARTRSGGLDPIALGTSSVALFALTYALIEGDAKGWTSAVILGSFAVAALTGIGFVVQQARAADPMVNLAFFRQRMFTGGLLAMGLWAFGVFGIYFYMAIYLQNVLGFSPTEAGAGFVPLALITAVGAVLAPRLEARFGVARVTAFGLAVMGASIAGIARYGEGTHYLDLLPWFALYGVGGGLLIPLSNVVIGALPSGRAGIASGMLNVSREVFGLLGVTVLGAILSNRAGAATGTELHRYLVGYQFALVVAAALIVAGVPLSLWMLRTARPAPQITPVPVLETV from the coding sequence GTGGAACAGAACCGTCGGTGGTGGGCGCTGGTCGCGGTGGCGCTCGGCACCTTCATGACGTACCTCGACAACAACGTGGTCAACGTCGCGCTGCCGTCCATCCAGCGGGAGCTCGGCCTGAGCATCTCCGGCCTGGAGTGGATCACCAGCGCGTACATCCTGGTCTTCGCCGGCCTGCTGCTCGCCGGTGGCCGCCTCGGCGATGTCCTCGGGCACCGGGTGGTGTTCCTGTCCGGCCTCGGCGTCTTCACCGTCGCCTCGGTCGCGGCCGGCCTCTCCGGCAGCCAGGAGCTGCTCATCGGGGCCCGGGCGGTGCAGGGCATCGGCGCGGCGCTGCTCTCCCCGGCCGCCCTCGCGCTGATCGGCGAGTTCTTCCCGGACCCGAAGGAGCGCGGCACCGCGATCGGCATCTGGGGCGCGGTCGGCGCGCTCGCCCTGGCCGTCGGCCCGCTCACCGGCGGCGTGCTCAGCCAGCACGTCTCCTGGGGCTGGATCTTCCTGATCAACCTGCCGATCGGCGTCGCGACCCTCGTGCTGTCCCTGGTCGCCATGCCGCGCGACGGCGCCCGGACCCGCTCCGGCGGCCTCGATCCGATCGCTCTGGGCACCTCGTCCGTCGCGCTCTTCGCCCTGACCTACGCGCTGATCGAGGGCGACGCCAAGGGCTGGACCTCGGCCGTGATCCTCGGATCGTTCGCGGTCGCCGCGCTCACCGGCATCGGCTTCGTGGTGCAGCAGGCCCGGGCCGCCGACCCGATGGTGAACCTGGCCTTCTTCCGCCAGCGGATGTTCACCGGTGGTCTGCTCGCGATGGGGCTGTGGGCTTTCGGGGTCTTCGGCATCTACTTCTACATGGCCATCTACCTGCAGAACGTGCTGGGCTTCTCGCCGACCGAGGCGGGCGCCGGCTTCGTGCCGCTGGCCCTGATCACCGCGGTCGGCGCGGTGCTGGCACCCCGCCTCGAGGCCCGGTTCGGCGTCGCCCGGGTGACCGCGTTCGGCCTCGCGGTGATGGGTGCGTCGATCGCCGGGATCGCCCGGTACGGCGAGGGCACCCACTACCTCGACCTGCTGCCCTGGTTCGCCCTGTACGGCGTCGGCGGCGGCCTGCTCATCCCGCTGAGCAACGTGGTGATCGGCGCGCTGCCGTCCGGGCGGGCCGGCATCGCCTCCGGCATGCTGAACGTCTCGCGTGAGGTGTTCGGCCTGCTCGGAGTCACCGTGCTGGGCGCGATCCTGAGCAACCGGGCCGGCGCCGCGACCGGCACCGAGCTGCACCGCTATCTGGTCGGCTACCAGTTCGCCCTGGTGGTGGCCGCGGCCCTGATCGTGGCCGGGGTGCCGCTGAGCCTGTGGATGCTGCGCACGGCGCGGCCGGCGCCGCAGATCACGCCGGTCCCTGTCCTCGAGACGGTCTGA
- a CDS encoding magnesium transporter CorA family protein: MTAAISCPVQTRLYADGKVAAKDFGYAELTARLRAHPGAVAWLDLLEPSAEDLAAVADEYGLHPLAVEDALAEHERPKLDRYPDHLFLNVYAVAVPDAEGRPSKVEISAFVTERVLITVHKGKGDVDRLTERWDEDPSGLAAGGGVNYLLYGLLDVIVDGQYAAARQVDEAMDSIEDQMLGEGGAPRPVRMRGFALRRSLALLRRAVAPMSDVVAELTRTDNGVVDEDLRPYYRDVEDHAKRSLESIEHSLIRINELIEADLNEQSNVLNDITRKLAAWAAIIAVPTALTGYFGQNLPYPGYQKPWGFVESMVLIVVSAGALYYYLKKRGWL; the protein is encoded by the coding sequence GTGACCGCAGCGATCTCCTGTCCCGTGCAGACCCGTCTCTATGCCGACGGGAAGGTGGCCGCGAAGGATTTCGGGTACGCCGAGCTCACCGCCCGACTCCGCGCCCATCCGGGCGCGGTGGCCTGGCTCGACCTGCTGGAACCCTCGGCGGAAGACCTCGCCGCGGTGGCCGACGAGTACGGTCTGCACCCGCTTGCCGTCGAGGACGCGCTCGCCGAGCACGAGCGGCCCAAGCTCGACCGTTATCCGGATCACCTCTTCCTCAACGTCTACGCCGTCGCGGTGCCGGACGCCGAGGGCCGGCCCAGCAAGGTGGAGATCAGCGCGTTCGTCACCGAGCGGGTGCTGATCACCGTGCACAAGGGGAAGGGCGACGTCGACCGGCTGACCGAGCGCTGGGACGAGGACCCGTCCGGTCTCGCCGCCGGCGGCGGCGTCAATTATCTGCTGTACGGGCTGCTCGACGTGATCGTCGACGGTCAGTACGCGGCCGCCCGGCAGGTCGACGAGGCGATGGACTCCATCGAGGACCAGATGCTCGGCGAGGGCGGTGCGCCCCGCCCGGTCCGGATGCGGGGTTTCGCGCTGCGCCGCTCGCTGGCCCTGCTGCGTCGCGCGGTGGCCCCGATGTCGGACGTGGTCGCCGAGCTCACCCGGACCGACAACGGCGTGGTCGACGAGGATCTGCGACCGTACTACCGGGACGTCGAGGACCACGCGAAGCGCTCCCTGGAGTCGATCGAGCACTCCCTCATCCGGATCAACGAGCTGATCGAGGCCGACCTCAACGAGCAGAGCAACGTCCTCAACGACATCACCCGCAAGCTCGCCGCGTGGGCCGCGATCATCGCGGTGCCCACCGCGCTGACCGGCTATTTCGGACAGAACCTGCCCTACCCCGGCTATCAGAAGCCGTGGGGTTTCGTGGAGAGCATGGTGCTGATCGTGGTCTCGGCCGGTGCCCTCTACTACTACCTCAAGAAACGCGGCTGGTTGTAG
- a CDS encoding sigma-70 family RNA polymerase sigma factor translates to MPQTHRSTDAFQQVALGYRGELLAHCYQMLGSLHDAEDQVQETYLRAWRAYDRFDESRASMRTWLYRIATNTCLTALESRGRRALPAGLGAPSDDPQQPLTHREVPWLEPFPDALLAGDPAAVLLGRGRLRIAFLAALQHLAPRQRAVLILREVFDFSAAETAEILDMTVAAVNSGLQRARARMATVRVTEEPSAGDRAVLDRYVAAFESADIPALVRLLGETPILEMPPYENWYRGVADYAAFCARVFAMRGTDWRALTTSLNGQPTLAAYVRRGDRYVAHTLQVLTIRDGKVLRNTVFSEVTLFSQSGLVEELA, encoded by the coding sequence GTGCCGCAGACTCATCGCTCCACCGACGCATTTCAGCAAGTCGCTCTCGGCTACCGGGGCGAGCTGCTGGCGCACTGCTACCAGATGCTCGGCTCGCTGCACGACGCCGAGGATCAGGTGCAGGAGACGTATCTGCGGGCCTGGCGCGCCTACGACCGGTTCGACGAGTCCCGTGCGTCGATGCGCACCTGGCTGTACCGGATCGCCACCAACACCTGCCTGACCGCGCTGGAGAGCCGGGGGCGGCGCGCGCTCCCCGCCGGGCTCGGGGCGCCCAGCGACGACCCGCAGCAGCCACTCACCCACCGCGAGGTGCCCTGGCTGGAGCCGTTCCCGGACGCGTTGCTGGCCGGCGATCCGGCCGCCGTACTGCTCGGGCGCGGGCGGTTGCGGATCGCGTTCCTGGCCGCGCTGCAGCACCTGGCGCCCCGCCAGCGGGCGGTGCTGATCCTGCGTGAGGTCTTCGACTTCAGCGCCGCCGAAACGGCGGAGATCCTGGACATGACGGTCGCCGCTGTCAACTCCGGACTGCAGCGGGCCCGGGCCCGGATGGCGACGGTACGCGTGACCGAGGAGCCGTCGGCCGGCGACCGCGCCGTCCTCGACCGGTACGTCGCGGCGTTCGAGTCGGCGGACATCCCGGCTCTGGTCCGGCTGCTCGGCGAGACCCCGATCCTGGAGATGCCGCCCTACGAGAACTGGTATCGAGGGGTGGCCGACTATGCCGCGTTCTGCGCGCGGGTGTTCGCGATGCGCGGCACCGACTGGCGGGCGCTGACCACCTCGCTGAACGGGCAGCCGACCCTCGCGGCGTACGTCCGCCGGGGCGACCGCTACGTGGCGCACACCCTGCAGGTGCTCACCATCCGGGACGGAAAGGTGCTCCGGAACACGGTGTTCTCCGAGGTCACGCTCTTCTCTCAGAGTGGTTTGGTGGAGGAACTGGCGTAG
- a CDS encoding ribose-phosphate pyrophosphokinase translates to MRDIAVFTGSAHPELAAEICEHLAVPLLPTKISRFANDCIEVQLQGNCRERDVFLIQPLVPPTQEHLAELLFMLDAARGASAGRITVVLPHYAYARSDKKDAPRISIGGRLVADLLTTAGADRVLAMTLHSPQVHGFFSIPVDHLHALRELAHHFRGYDLSNTVVVSPDLGNAKEAAAFARLLGIEVAAGAKQRFADDKVVINSIIGEVGDRDVIVLDDEIAKGSTVFELLARLRERNVRSVRVACTHGLLTDDAVQRLAAEKEIEEIVCTNTVPIPASKRHEKLTVISVAAPLAEAMRRIHNGESVSALFV, encoded by the coding sequence GTGCGCGACATCGCCGTCTTCACCGGATCCGCCCATCCCGAACTCGCCGCGGAGATCTGCGAGCACCTCGCGGTGCCGCTGCTGCCGACCAAGATCTCCCGGTTCGCCAACGACTGCATCGAGGTGCAGCTGCAGGGTAACTGCCGGGAACGGGACGTGTTCCTGATCCAGCCGCTGGTTCCCCCGACCCAGGAGCATCTCGCCGAGTTGCTCTTCATGCTCGACGCCGCCCGGGGCGCGTCGGCCGGCCGGATCACCGTGGTCCTGCCGCATTACGCCTACGCCCGGTCCGACAAGAAGGACGCCCCTCGCATCTCGATCGGCGGCCGCCTGGTCGCCGACCTGCTGACCACCGCCGGCGCCGACCGGGTGCTGGCGATGACCCTGCACTCGCCGCAGGTGCACGGCTTCTTCAGCATCCCGGTCGACCACCTGCACGCGCTGCGCGAGCTGGCCCACCACTTCCGGGGCTACGACCTGAGCAACACCGTGGTCGTCTCCCCGGACCTGGGCAACGCCAAGGAGGCGGCCGCGTTCGCCCGGCTGCTCGGGATCGAGGTCGCGGCCGGCGCCAAGCAGCGGTTCGCCGACGACAAGGTGGTGATCAACTCGATCATCGGTGAGGTCGGTGACCGGGACGTGATCGTGCTGGACGACGAGATCGCCAAGGGCAGCACGGTGTTCGAGCTGCTCGCCCGGCTGCGCGAGCGCAACGTGCGCAGTGTGCGGGTGGCCTGCACGCACGGGCTGCTCACCGACGACGCGGTGCAGCGGCTGGCCGCGGAGAAGGAGATCGAGGAGATCGTCTGCACCAACACGGTGCCGATCCCGGCGAGCAAGCGGCACGAGAAGCTGACCGTGATCTCGGTGGCCGCGCCGCTGGCCGAGGCGATGCGGCGCATACACAACGGCGAGTCGGTCAGCGCCCTGTTCGTCTGA
- a CDS encoding DUF4142 domain-containing protein, with product MAIGRRLTGLAVAAVAVVLLQPMAAHATEPGVPDPPNQLITDTGEGAVTAADRDFVVRVRLAGLWEIPAGQMAQQKSKDPRIQQIGKAIAAQHVVLDKMDRDVAKKLGVTLPNVPNSDQQGWLGEMRSAAEGTDFDQIYIDRLRAAHGKIFPAIATIRASTRNDSVRKLAQRANQFVMTHMTLLESSGIVDFAGLPTAPPPAAATTAPAAGAGAGTGTATNLTAAEQKGSPLSSPVVAGVVIASLAAAFFITRRFWPSNQRRRRRYY from the coding sequence GTGGCCATCGGACGGAGATTGACCGGGCTCGCTGTCGCCGCGGTGGCGGTGGTGCTGCTGCAACCGATGGCGGCGCACGCGACCGAGCCGGGTGTGCCCGACCCGCCGAACCAGTTGATCACCGACACCGGCGAGGGCGCCGTCACGGCCGCCGACCGGGACTTCGTGGTCCGGGTGCGGCTCGCCGGGCTGTGGGAGATCCCGGCCGGGCAGATGGCCCAGCAGAAGTCGAAGGACCCGCGGATCCAGCAGATCGGCAAGGCGATCGCCGCGCAGCACGTGGTGCTCGACAAGATGGACCGCGATGTCGCCAAGAAGCTGGGCGTCACGTTGCCCAACGTGCCCAACTCCGACCAGCAGGGCTGGCTCGGCGAGATGCGGAGCGCCGCCGAAGGCACCGACTTCGACCAGATCTACATCGACCGGCTGCGCGCGGCACACGGCAAGATCTTCCCGGCGATCGCCACGATCCGGGCCAGTACCCGTAACGACAGCGTGCGCAAGCTGGCGCAGCGGGCGAACCAGTTCGTGATGACCCACATGACGCTGCTGGAGAGCAGTGGCATCGTCGACTTCGCGGGGCTGCCGACCGCGCCGCCGCCGGCCGCGGCGACGACCGCCCCGGCGGCCGGGGCCGGGGCCGGGACGGGAACAGCGACGAACCTGACCGCGGCTGAGCAGAAGGGCTCGCCGCTCAGCTCGCCGGTGGTCGCCGGGGTGGTGATCGCCAGTCTCGCCGCGGCGTTCTTCATCACCCGCCGCTTCTGGCCGAGCAACCAGCGTCGCCGTCGCCGCTACTACTGA
- a CDS encoding TetR family transcriptional regulator codes for MTPAERLSRAAVAERALRLADEEGLDAVTIRRLAKELGVTPMALYWHFKNKDELLLGVVDHVLSGVRADRSAGDPWQRQLRAIVETVVGVMRDHPCLPDLLHAADKTQAASFTRATNDTLALLADAGFDVEEGYWIAMYLLNGAIGLVGAQPDRPADVPAGRAEEWRRQKRVQMECLPADEYPMMIEFARTYRRAPDVERYYAFGLDLLMAAVETMAAGRR; via the coding sequence GTGACCCCAGCAGAACGACTCAGTCGGGCGGCCGTCGCCGAGCGCGCCCTGCGCCTCGCCGACGAGGAAGGCCTCGACGCCGTCACCATCCGGCGCCTGGCCAAGGAGCTGGGCGTCACCCCGATGGCGCTGTACTGGCATTTCAAGAACAAGGACGAGCTGCTGCTCGGCGTCGTCGACCACGTGCTCAGCGGCGTGCGGGCCGACCGCAGCGCCGGCGACCCGTGGCAGAGACAGCTCCGCGCGATCGTCGAGACTGTGGTGGGCGTCATGCGGGACCACCCGTGCCTGCCCGACCTGCTGCACGCGGCGGACAAGACGCAGGCGGCGAGCTTCACCCGGGCGACCAACGACACCCTGGCCCTGCTGGCCGACGCCGGATTCGACGTCGAGGAGGGGTACTGGATCGCGATGTACCTGCTCAACGGCGCTATCGGACTGGTCGGGGCGCAGCCGGACCGCCCGGCCGACGTGCCGGCCGGGCGGGCGGAGGAGTGGCGGCGGCAGAAACGGGTGCAGATGGAGTGCCTGCCGGCCGACGAGTACCCGATGATGATCGAGTTCGCCCGGACGTACCGGCGGGCGCCCGACGTCGAACGCTATTACGCGTTCGGCCTCGACCTGCTGATGGCGGCGGTCGAGACGATGGCCGCCGGGCGCCGCTGA
- a CDS encoding SgcJ/EcaC family oxidoreductase has translation MSQTVQEFFDLSEAAWIAGDADAVAELYTADATVVTSGAALRSRAEIRQFFKTGFAGPLKGSAPLDRQESIRYAGADVAIVSSTSGIRMAGEPEVPADRIRRATWVLTREGDHWLAAAYHNSPA, from the coding sequence ATGTCACAAACCGTGCAGGAATTCTTCGACCTGTCGGAAGCCGCCTGGATCGCCGGCGACGCCGACGCCGTGGCCGAGCTCTATACCGCGGACGCCACCGTGGTGACCTCCGGCGCGGCGCTGCGCAGCCGGGCGGAGATCCGGCAGTTCTTCAAGACCGGCTTCGCCGGACCGCTGAAGGGCTCGGCGCCGCTGGACCGCCAGGAATCGATCCGGTACGCCGGCGCCGACGTCGCGATCGTGAGCAGCACCAGCGGGATCCGGATGGCGGGCGAGCCGGAGGTGCCGGCCGACCGGATCCGCCGGGCCACCTGGGTGCTGACCCGCGAAGGCGACCACTGGCTGGCCGCCGCGTACCACAACAGCCCGGCGTAG
- a CDS encoding nicotinamide mononucleotide transporter family protein, with protein sequence MTWLDDLLTAFYTAKWQVTADQAIYWREIVGNAFGLGSALFGLRRSAWAWPVGIVGNILLFTVFLGQAVGNDQGTPLYGQAARQVFFLITSLYGWWRWRRNRRSGLGSAVVPHWAGRRQRLILLPVALLSVVACFFVFRAVGAGFPVPWWYYLADSWIFVGSILATFAMARGWVEFWLCWIAVDLVGVPELLHFGYYPSAVLYAVYAGFVIWGFVVWLRISRTSRPMIQQQVYANAGD encoded by the coding sequence GTGACTTGGCTCGATGACCTGCTGACCGCGTTCTACACCGCCAAATGGCAGGTGACCGCGGATCAGGCGATCTATTGGCGGGAGATCGTCGGCAACGCCTTCGGGCTCGGCTCGGCGCTGTTCGGGTTACGCCGCAGCGCGTGGGCCTGGCCGGTCGGGATCGTCGGCAACATCCTGCTGTTCACCGTCTTCCTCGGTCAGGCGGTGGGCAACGATCAGGGCACCCCGCTCTACGGCCAGGCCGCCCGCCAGGTCTTCTTCCTGATCACCAGCCTGTACGGGTGGTGGCGCTGGCGCCGCAACCGCCGCAGCGGCCTGGGCAGCGCGGTCGTCCCGCACTGGGCCGGCCGCCGGCAACGCCTGATCCTGCTCCCGGTGGCCCTGCTCAGCGTGGTGGCCTGCTTCTTCGTCTTCCGCGCGGTCGGCGCCGGCTTCCCGGTCCCGTGGTGGTACTACCTGGCCGACTCGTGGATCTTCGTGGGGTCGATCCTGGCCACCTTCGCGATGGCCCGCGGCTGGGTCGAGTTCTGGCTCTGCTGGATCGCCGTCGACCTGGTCGGCGTCCCCGAGCTGCTGCACTTCGGCTACTACCCCTCAGCGGTGCTGTACGCGGTCTACGCGGGCTTCGTGATCTGGGGATTCGTCGTCTGGTTGCGGATCTCCCGCACGTCGCGGCCGATGATTCAGCAGCAGGTGTACGCCAACGCCGGCGACTAG